The Microaerobacter geothermalis genomic sequence AACCTCGCTCACAACCATTTGAAGTATATGGAAATCTAACAATGGGATTAACTGCGGAAAATTTAGCAGATAGATATAACATTTCAAGGGAAGAGCAGGATGAATTTGCATTAAGAAGCCAACAACTTGCCCATCGAGCCATTAACAATGGCGTATTTAAAAAAGAAATAGTACCCTATGAAATCAAAGTTAAGAAAGATGTAATTATGTTTGATACCGATGAACATCCGCGGCAAACTAGTCTCGATAAATTAAGTCAATTAAAGTCTGTTTTTAAAGAAAATGGCACTGTTACTGCTGGTAATAGTAGCGGTAGAAATGATGGAGCATCTGTTGCTTTATTAATGTCCCAGGAAGCGGCTCAAAAACGAGGTTTAAAACCAAAGGCAAAAATTATTGGTCATGCCGTAGCTGGAGTGTCTCCAGATATTATGGGAATTGGCCCAGTACCAGCCACCAAAAAAGCTTTAAATATGGCAGGATTAACTCTTGATGATATTGGTTTGGTTGAGTTAAATGAAGCATTTGCTGCACAAGCTTTATCAGTTATAAAAGAGCTGAATCTAAATCTGGATAAAGTAAATGTAAATGGTGGAGCAATTGCATTGGGTCATCCTATTGGAGCAACAGGTGCTATTCTGATGACAAAGTTGTTACATGAAATGGAACGAAGAGGAGAAAAGTATGGGATGGTATCTCTATGTATAGGAGGAGGCCAAGGAATTACTACCATCATCGAAAATTTACAGGTTTAGTTATGACCAGCTATTCTTTTTAAAGGGGTTTCAGTATATGTCACGATTAAAAAATAAAGTTGCTTTTGTTACTGGAGGAGGCCAAGGAATTGGCAAAGCGATAGCTGCTCGTTTTGCTGAAGAGGGAGCAAGGGTTTATGTTATGGAAATAAATGAAGAATTAATAAACAAAACTTCTTATGAGCTTCAAAATCAAGGACTTCCTGTATATTCATTGGTTGGTGATGTTACTTCCAGGGTAGATGTAGAAACACATATAGAATATGTCATTAACAAAGAAGGGCATATAGATATCCTTGTTAATAATGCAGGGATTATTCGAGATAATTTAGTTCATAAAATGACTGACGACGATTGGGATACTGTAATAAGTGTCCATTTAAAAGGAACGTTTATCTGC encodes the following:
- a CDS encoding thiolase family protein, which translates into the protein MRNVVIIDSVRTAVGRMGGTLKDVLVDFLAAKVIEEIINRTGIEKNEVDEVILGQAKQSTDSANLGRLALLRAGLPVEVPGYTVHRQCGSGLQAINNAAQQIICGLSNIVIAGGAESMSTAPYYIRHARYGFGAGNGEILDPNTESQPRSQPFEVYGNLTMGLTAENLADRYNISREEQDEFALRSQQLAHRAINNGVFKKEIVPYEIKVKKDVIMFDTDEHPRQTSLDKLSQLKSVFKENGTVTAGNSSGRNDGASVALLMSQEAAQKRGLKPKAKIIGHAVAGVSPDIMGIGPVPATKKALNMAGLTLDDIGLVELNEAFAAQALSVIKELNLNLDKVNVNGGAIALGHPIGATGAILMTKLLHEMERRGEKYGMVSLCIGGGQGITTIIENLQV